A stretch of Vicia villosa cultivar HV-30 ecotype Madison, WI unplaced genomic scaffold, Vvil1.0 ctg.001990F_1_1, whole genome shotgun sequence DNA encodes these proteins:
- the LOC131637412 gene encoding uncharacterized protein LOC131637412 isoform X2, which translates to MELNREKSLKNQWRVWKTGWKQFIMLASPVLLFQVLIEKMWLYSKSQRSFFRTLSWPLVLSRNFCCIPTRNFCCIIHRVKLFLRTRYKIRATLFMLLLQAMGDGICLLAHSHAQFALQLPVLLNHRQWKK; encoded by the exons ATGGAGCTGAACAGGGAGAAAAG CTTGAAAAACCAATGGAGGGTCTGGAAGACTGGTTGGAAGCAGTTTATAATGCTCGCATCCCCTGTGCTGTTGTTTCAAGTCTTGATAGAAAAAATGTG GTTATATTCAAAGAGCCAGAGATCCTTTTTTCGAACATTATCATGGCCATTGGTATTGTCGAGGAACTTCTGCTGTATTCCCACGAGGAACTTCTGCTGTATCATACATCGAGTTAAACTTTTTCTGAGGACTAGATACAAGATACGCGCAACCTTATTCAT GCTGTTACTTCAAGCTATGGGAGATGGAATATGTCTTTTAGCTCACAGTCACGCCCAATTCGCCTTACAGTTACCTGTGCT GCTAAACCACAGACAGTGGAAAAAGTGA
- the LOC131637412 gene encoding uncharacterized protein LOC131637412 isoform X1, with translation MELNREKSLKNQWRVWKTGWKQFIMLASPVLLFQVLIEKMWLYSKSQRSFFRTLSWPLVLSRNFCCIPTRNFCCIIHRVKLFLRTRYKIRATLFMLLLQAMGDGICLLAHSHAQFALQLPVLYVTTITLLYIFYLVLAC, from the exons ATGGAGCTGAACAGGGAGAAAAG CTTGAAAAACCAATGGAGGGTCTGGAAGACTGGTTGGAAGCAGTTTATAATGCTCGCATCCCCTGTGCTGTTGTTTCAAGTCTTGATAGAAAAAATGTG GTTATATTCAAAGAGCCAGAGATCCTTTTTTCGAACATTATCATGGCCATTGGTATTGTCGAGGAACTTCTGCTGTATTCCCACGAGGAACTTCTGCTGTATCATACATCGAGTTAAACTTTTTCTGAGGACTAGATACAAGATACGCGCAACCTTATTCAT GCTGTTACTTCAAGCTATGGGAGATGGAATATGTCTTTTAGCTCACAGTCACGCCCAATTCGCCTTACAGTTACCTGTGCTGTATGTCACTACTATAACACTGCTTTACATATTTTACCTTGTGCTTGCATGTTAG
- the LOC131637407 gene encoding uncharacterized protein LOC131637407 translates to MAIELCSENCGVSSVSPRISFSQDFSQTDAIPVEQHPFRSNSSGLNSSIDFDFCVNQTLNLESSSAEELFSDGRILPAEIKKKKLPLKQPLATTQSSPSHPPLNPSNSSDSNGKSLRRESSKETSKESKYMNDEVCEKQSSSSSSKSFWSFKRSSSCGSGYGRSLCPLPLLSRSNSTGSTSSVKRNSISKDGISIKQNSQKHSSSTRLSNSSGPNSYLKPPLNKSHGSHGSVRVNPVLNVPSANLFGLGSIFSNNRDKSKKK, encoded by the coding sequence ATGGCCATTGAACTTTGCTCAGAAAACTGTGGTGTTTCTTCAGTGAGTCCAAGAATTTCATTCTCTCAGGACTTTTCACAAACAGATGCCATACCTGTTGAGCAACACCCCTTTAGATCAAATTCTTCTGGGTTGAATTCAAGTATTGATTTTGATTTCTGTGTCAATCAAACTCTCAACCTTGAATCATCTTCAGCTGAAGAGCTTTTCTCAGATGGGAGAATCCTCCCAGCTGAAATCAAGAAAAAGAAACTACCTTTGAAGCAACCATTAGCAACAACTCAATCATCACCATCACACCCTCCATTGAACCCTTCAAATTCTAGCGATTCCAATGGCAAAAGCTTGAGAAGAGAAAGCTCAAAAGAAACCTCCAAAGAAAGCAAGTATATGAATGATGAAGTGTGTGAAAAACAAAGTTCAAGTTCAAGTTCAAAGTCATTTTGGAGTTTCAAGAGAAGTAGTAGCTGTGGAAGTGGCTATGGAAGAAGCTTGTGTCCATTGCCACTTCTATCTAGAAGCAATTCAACTGGATCTACTTCAAGTGTTAAGAGGAATTCAATCTCAAAGGATGGTATTAGTATTAAGCAAAATTCTCAGAAACATTCTTCTTCAACAAGGCTTTCAAATTCATCTGGGCCTAACAGTTATCTTAAACCTCCATTGAATAAGAGTCATGGATCTCATGGTAGTGTTAGAGTTAATCCTGTTCTTAATGTTCCTTCTGCAAATTTATTTGGTTTGGGTTCAATCTTCTCCAACAATAGAGATAAGAGCAAGAAAAAGTAG